In the Alistipes provencensis genome, ACGGTGAACATCAAGAAGGCCCAGTTCCTGTCGGGTCCCGATATGCAATATCCCTACGAAAAGGCCCGCGAGGCCGGAGCCTCCGACATCTGGCTCACCGAGCGCGGCAACTCGTTCGGCTACAACAATCTGGTCGTCGATTTCCGCAATATTCCCGACATGCTGAAAATCGCCCCTACGGTCGTCATGGACTGCACCCACTCGGTGCAGCGTCCCGGTGCGGCCGGCGGCAAGACGGGCGGCAACCGGGAGTTCGTGCCCGCCATGGCCCGTGCGGCCAAGGCGTTCGGAGCCAACGGCTTCTTCTTCGAGGTGCACCCCGATCCCGACAAGGGACTGAGCGATGCCGCGAACATGTTGGCTCTCAATGATCTGGAAGCGTTAATTAAATCCCTGCTGTAAATGACCGATACAACAAAGGCGCAGATTCTCGCGGTGGCCCGCAAGGCGATCCATACGGAGATGCTGACGCTCAAGCATTTGGAAGAGACTTTGGGCGACGAGTTCGCCACGGCCGTGGAGATGATCCTCGAAAGCCGCGGCAAGTGTATCATCACGGGCATGGGCAAGTCGGGCCTCGTGGGGCGCAAGATCGCCGCGACGCTCGCCTCGACCGGCACCCCGAGCTTTTTCCTCCACCCCGGGGAGGCTTTCCACGGCGATCTGGGCATGATCTCGAAGGAGGATATCGTGGTGGCGCTCTCCTATTCGGGCGAGACGGACGAGATTCTGAAAATCGTCCCCTTCATCCACTCCAACGGCAACAGGATCGTTTCGATGACCGGGAATCCCGAGTCGGCGCTGGCCAAGAATTCCGACGTGCATCTGGATGTCGGGGTCCGCGAAGAGGCCTGCATCCTGCATCTCGCACCCACCTCGTCGACCACGGCCCAGATCGCCATGGGCGATGCGCTGGCTGTGTCGCTGATGCAGATGCGGGGTTTCACGAGCGTCGATTTCGCGCGCCTGCACCCGGGCGGAAGCCTCGGGCGGCGCCTGCTGATGACCGTGGGCAACGTCATGCGCGACCACGACCTGCCGGTCGTGGCACCCGACTGCCCGGCGGCGGAGATGATCCACGCCATTTCGAAGGGCGGGCTGGGGCTGATCGTGATCTGCGACGGCGACCGCATCGAGGGCATCGTCACCGACGGCGACGTGCGCCGCGCGATGGAGCGTCTGCGCGGGGAGTTCTTCAACATCAAGGCCGCCGACATCGCCACGCGCAACCCCAAGACCATCTCACCGGATGAGAAGCTGATCGAAGCCGAGAAGATGATGACCCGCAA is a window encoding:
- the kdsA gene encoding 3-deoxy-8-phosphooctulonate synthase, translated to MAMKFIAGPCVIESAELLDTVAERLVAINRALGTDIIFKASFDKANRTSIASFRGPGLEKGLQMLADVRTKWGLKLLTDIHEPAQAAPVGEVVDVIQIPAFLCRQTDLVVAAAKTGRTVNIKKAQFLSGPDMQYPYEKAREAGASDIWLTERGNSFGYNNLVVDFRNIPDMLKIAPTVVMDCTHSVQRPGAAGGKTGGNREFVPAMARAAKAFGANGFFFEVHPDPDKGLSDAANMLALNDLEALIKSLL
- a CDS encoding KpsF/GutQ family sugar-phosphate isomerase, which codes for MTDTTKAQILAVARKAIHTEMLTLKHLEETLGDEFATAVEMILESRGKCIITGMGKSGLVGRKIAATLASTGTPSFFLHPGEAFHGDLGMISKEDIVVALSYSGETDEILKIVPFIHSNGNRIVSMTGNPESALAKNSDVHLDVGVREEACILHLAPTSSTTAQIAMGDALAVSLMQMRGFTSVDFARLHPGGSLGRRLLMTVGNVMRDHDLPVVAPDCPAAEMIHAISKGGLGLIVICDGDRIEGIVTDGDVRRAMERLRGEFFNIKAADIATRNPKTISPDEKLIEAEKMMTRNKVTSLLVTDAAGKLSGVIQIYDIKL